One genomic region from Nostoc sphaeroides encodes:
- the rpmI gene encoding 50S ribosomal protein L35, translating to MPKLKTRKAAAKRFRATGTGKIVRRKAFKSHLLEHKSSNKKRSLRQSALVHERDELNVRLMLPYL from the coding sequence ATGCCTAAACTAAAGACTCGTAAAGCTGCGGCAAAGCGATTCCGTGCCACCGGCACCGGCAAAATCGTCCGTCGTAAAGCGTTCAAAAGCCACCTTTTAGAGCACAAATCTTCCAACAAAAAGCGTAGCCTGCGTCAGAGTGCGCTTGTACATGAACGCGATGAACTGAACGTGCGCTTAATGCTCCCATATTTGTAA
- a CDS encoding MBL fold metallo-hydrolase, producing the protein MKDNLSASSRVDAAEGSTELECFPYSVQHYDEGVCLLVKMGPHRILLDCGLEDISSLAKGLTKSVRGTGSPPPADFVLISHAHPDHARGLLALHKAFPKLPIYGSEVTSKLLPLNWLDQDAEKISEFCHALPLRSPVEFQDGLVAELFPSGHLPGAVAILLTYTTKQRTYKLLYTGDFFLSNSRLVEGLRLEELRGLDLDVLIIEGSYGTSRHPHRRNQENQLAERINRAIADHCSVILPTPALGLGQELLMLLRSHHHFTGRDIDIWVDGAVATGCDAYLELLPHLPPSVQNFARHQPLFWDERVRPRVRRLQAEHRPTVGKSPCIVLTDSTDDLGKHCQLDTGPWLILLPEKIDIKVNKEYLAPTTVESYLLAQHSDGPGTTQLIHNLRPQHVIFVHGSPAYLADLTSLEELQNRYHIHSPAADILVELPIGDTFLQPAAPETNYEGELTELGTVITITLADVITTDPRWRQFADTGLIEARWQGEELVLRGLSQRELLNQNSDRYTWTDVDCCGTCRHQRGQRCWNPASPLYNFKVTLEGYCPAFEGLNDSQ; encoded by the coding sequence ATGAAGGATAATCTGTCGGCATCCTCTCGCGTAGATGCTGCGGAAGGGAGTACTGAATTAGAATGTTTCCCCTATAGTGTCCAGCATTACGATGAGGGTGTGTGTTTATTGGTGAAGATGGGGCCACACCGCATTCTATTGGATTGTGGTTTGGAAGATATTTCATCGCTGGCGAAGGGGCTTACTAAGTCGGTACGTGGAACTGGTTCGCCCCCACCAGCAGATTTCGTTTTGATTAGTCACGCCCACCCGGATCACGCCAGAGGCTTACTGGCACTTCATAAAGCTTTTCCAAAATTACCTATTTATGGTAGCGAAGTAACCAGCAAGTTACTGCCGTTGAATTGGCTAGACCAAGATGCTGAGAAAATTTCCGAATTTTGTCATGCCTTGCCGTTGCGATCGCCTGTGGAATTCCAAGATGGTTTGGTGGCAGAATTATTTCCCTCCGGGCATTTACCGGGGGCAGTGGCAATTCTCCTTACCTACACCACTAAGCAGCGTACTTATAAGCTACTGTACACAGGAGATTTTTTCCTGTCAAACTCTCGGTTGGTAGAAGGTTTGCGTTTAGAGGAACTGCGAGGATTAGACTTGGATGTGCTAATTATTGAAGGCAGTTATGGCACATCCCGTCATCCTCACCGTCGCAACCAAGAAAATCAACTAGCAGAACGAATTAATCGGGCGATCGCTGACCATTGTTCTGTGATCCTTCCCACTCCGGCTTTAGGATTGGGTCAAGAATTATTAATGCTCTTACGCTCTCATCACCACTTCACTGGACGAGATATAGATATCTGGGTAGATGGTGCTGTCGCTACTGGGTGTGATGCCTACCTAGAACTGCTACCCCACCTTCCCCCATCTGTACAGAATTTCGCCCGCCATCAACCCTTATTTTGGGATGAACGGGTGCGTCCCCGCGTGCGTCGTTTACAAGCAGAACATCGTCCCACTGTGGGGAAGTCACCTTGTATTGTCCTCACCGATTCTACAGATGATTTGGGTAAGCACTGCCAACTAGACACTGGCCCTTGGCTAATTCTCCTACCAGAAAAAATTGATATAAAAGTTAATAAAGAATATTTAGCACCCACCACTGTTGAAAGCTATCTCTTGGCTCAACATAGTGATGGCCCTGGTACTACGCAGCTAATTCATAATTTGCGACCCCAGCACGTCATTTTTGTTCACGGTTCTCCTGCCTATTTGGCTGACTTGACTAGCTTAGAGGAGTTGCAAAACCGCTACCATATCCATTCGCCGGCGGCTGACATTTTAGTAGAATTGCCTATCGGCGATACATTTTTACAACCCGCAGCACCAGAAACTAATTACGAAGGTGAACTGACAGAGTTAGGAACAGTAATCACAATTACCCTAGCCGATGTGATTACCACCGATCCGCGTTGGCGGCAATTTGCCGATACTGGTTTAATCGAGGCTCGTTGGCAAGGCGAAGAACTAGTATTGAGGGGATTGTCTCAACGAGAATTGCTCAACCAAAATAGCGATCGCTATACATGGACAGATGTAGACTGTTGCGGTACTTGCCGACACCAAAGGGGGCAGCGATGTTGGAATCCAGCTTCCCCGTTGTATAACTTTAAGGTAACTCTAGAAGGTTACTGCCCTGCTTTTGAAGGTTTGAATGATAGCCAATAG
- the rpsR gene encoding 30S ribosomal protein S18 — protein MSYFRRRLSPIKPGEPIDYKDVDLLRKFVTERGKILPRRITGLTSQQQRELTLAIKRSRIVALLPFINAEG, from the coding sequence ATGAGTTATTTCCGTCGTCGCCTTTCTCCGATCAAGCCAGGAGAACCAATCGATTATAAAGATGTTGATTTACTGCGTAAGTTTGTCACCGAGCGGGGTAAGATATTGCCACGTCGGATTACTGGGCTGACATCTCAGCAACAGCGAGAGTTGACATTAGCAATTAAGCGATCGCGGATTGTGGCTTTGTTGCCATTTATCAATGCGGAAGGCTAA
- a CDS encoding DUF6679 family protein → MLHRKIYQLCCDGREVCVFLRDQQRWIERARIIDIEGDLVTLRYETEEEDEVCSWEEMVRLESIGAVTQKLASVPRGNVEPLMTEDCPEAERIHNRYTDSNPE, encoded by the coding sequence ATGCTACACCGCAAGATTTATCAACTCTGTTGCGATGGGCGCGAGGTATGTGTTTTCTTGCGGGACCAGCAACGCTGGATTGAACGCGCCCGCATCATCGACATAGAGGGAGATTTAGTAACCCTACGCTATGAAACAGAAGAAGAGGACGAAGTTTGTTCTTGGGAAGAAATGGTTCGCCTCGAGAGCATTGGTGCTGTAACGCAAAAACTCGCTTCAGTACCACGCGGTAATGTGGAGCCTTTGATGACTGAAGACTGTCCCGAAGCCGAACGCATCCACAACCGTTACACTGACTCTAATCCAGAATAA
- a CDS encoding peptidylprolyl isomerase, which translates to MNFPEINIPGDGTLHARLITSLGQIIVRLEEDKTPNTVKNFVGLATGTIDWKDPKTGQSQKGTPAYDGVRFHRVIPDFMIQCGDPLARYPDMANRWGTGGPGYQFEDEFHPELKHSSAGILSMANAGRGTNGSQWFITEGPTPHLDRKHSVFGKVVEGMDIVNRIANVPTTRDRPNQDIVLEKVEIFRQ; encoded by the coding sequence ATGAATTTTCCAGAAATTAATATTCCCGGTGATGGGACACTGCACGCTCGTTTAATTACTTCCTTGGGTCAAATTATAGTTCGTTTGGAGGAAGACAAAACCCCCAACACCGTCAAAAATTTTGTAGGTTTAGCAACCGGGACAATCGACTGGAAAGACCCTAAGACAGGTCAATCTCAGAAAGGGACTCCTGCCTACGATGGAGTTCGCTTTCACCGAGTCATCCCTGATTTTATGATTCAGTGTGGCGATCCCCTGGCTCGTTATCCAGATATGGCCAACCGTTGGGGTACTGGTGGCCCGGGATATCAATTTGAAGATGAATTTCATCCTGAATTGAAACACTCTAGTGCGGGTATCCTCTCAATGGCAAATGCAGGACGCGGTACTAATGGTTCGCAATGGTTCATTACAGAAGGGCCAACGCCTCATCTTGACCGCAAACACAGTGTTTTTGGTAAAGTTGTCGAAGGTATGGATATAGTCAACCGCATCGCCAATGTTCCTACAACTAGAGATCGTCCTAATCAAGACATAGTGTTAGAAAAAGTAGAAATTTTTCGGCAGTAA
- the bchB gene encoding ferredoxin:protochlorophyllide reductase (ATP-dependent) subunit B, producing the protein MKLAYWMYAGPAHIGTLRIASSFKNVHAIMHAPIGDDYFNVMRSMLSRERDFTPVTTSVVDRNVLARGSQEKVVDNITRKDAEEHPDLIVLTPTCTSSILQEDLHNFVERAQLEAKGDVMLADVNHYRYNELQAADRTLDQIVQYYIEKARKRGELPEGKTAKPSVNIIGTTTLGFHNNHDCTELKRLMADLGIEVNTLIPEGASVNDLKKMSQAWFNLVPYRELGLTTARYLEEQFGTPYIDITPMGVVETARCIRKIQQVINAQGAEVDYEDFINEQTLHVSQAAWFSRSIDCQNLTGKKAVVFGDNTHAAAITKILAREMGIHVVWAGTYCKYDADWFREQVSEYCDEVLISEDHGEIGDAIARVEPSAIFGTQMERHVGKRLDIPCGVIAAPIHVQNFPIGYKPFMGYEGTNQITDLIYNSFTLGMEDHLLEIFGGHDTKEVITRGISADSDLNWTKDGQAELNKIPGFVRGKVKRNTEKFARDRGFKEINAEVLYAAKEAVGA; encoded by the coding sequence ATGAAATTGGCTTACTGGATGTATGCAGGCCCAGCCCACATCGGCACTCTGCGAATCGCTAGCTCTTTTAAAAATGTCCATGCGATCATGCACGCCCCCATTGGCGATGACTACTTTAACGTCATGCGCTCCATGCTATCGCGGGAGAGGGATTTTACTCCGGTGACAACCAGTGTCGTCGATCGCAACGTTTTGGCGCGTGGTTCTCAAGAGAAGGTGGTAGATAACATCACCCGCAAGGATGCCGAGGAACACCCAGATTTGATTGTGTTAACTCCCACTTGCACCTCCAGCATTTTGCAAGAAGACTTGCACAACTTTGTCGAACGGGCGCAGTTGGAAGCAAAAGGAGACGTAATGCTGGCGGATGTGAACCACTACCGCTACAACGAACTGCAAGCCGCCGATCGCACTTTGGATCAAATTGTCCAATACTACATTGAAAAAGCCCGGAAGCGGGGCGAATTACCAGAGGGTAAAACTGCGAAACCCTCGGTGAACATCATCGGTACTACTACCCTTGGTTTCCACAACAATCACGACTGCACCGAACTGAAACGGCTGATGGCTGACTTAGGAATTGAGGTAAATACCTTAATTCCCGAAGGTGCTTCGGTGAATGACTTGAAAAAGATGTCCCAAGCCTGGTTTAACCTAGTGCCTTACCGTGAACTCGGTTTGACCACAGCTCGTTACCTGGAAGAACAATTTGGCACACCTTATATAGACATTACTCCAATGGGGGTCGTGGAAACTGCCCGTTGTATTCGCAAGATTCAGCAGGTTATTAACGCTCAAGGTGCAGAAGTTGATTACGAAGATTTCATCAATGAGCAAACCCTGCATGTCTCTCAGGCTGCTTGGTTCTCCCGTTCAATTGACTGTCAAAACTTGACTGGCAAAAAAGCTGTGGTTTTTGGTGACAACACCCACGCCGCCGCCATTACCAAGATTCTGGCGCGAGAAATGGGGATTCATGTTGTTTGGGCTGGAACCTACTGCAAATATGATGCAGACTGGTTCCGCGAACAGGTGAGCGAGTATTGCGATGAAGTGCTAATTTCCGAAGATCATGGTGAAATTGGGGATGCGATCGCTCGTGTCGAACCCTCTGCCATTTTCGGCACCCAAATGGAACGCCACGTTGGTAAGCGCTTAGATATTCCCTGCGGTGTAATTGCAGCACCAATCCACGTCCAAAACTTCCCCATTGGTTACAAACCATTTATGGGTTACGAAGGCACGAATCAGATTACAGATTTGATCTACAATTCCTTCACTTTGGGAATGGAAGATCACCTATTAGAAATCTTCGGCGGTCACGATACCAAAGAAGTTATTACTAGAGGAATTTCTGCTGATTCTGATTTGAATTGGACAAAAGATGGTCAAGCAGAATTGAATAAGATTCCGGGATTTGTTCGCGGTAAAGTGAAGCGAAATACTGAAAAATTTGCCCGCGATCGCGGTTTCAAAGAAATCAACGCTGAGGTATTGTACGCCGCGAAAGAAGCTGTCGGGGCGTAG
- a CDS encoding tetratricopeptide repeat protein produces the protein MDNSLAVVYLSVLVVILTIAAVSVFRQIFKTRKIEGSFARLRKKLEKEKGTTQEYYELGSIYSDKKMYSQAILLFQKAIKAAQEEGEENIAPIYNGLGYIYFIQEQYDLAIRQYKEALKAKPDYVTGLNNLGHAYEKKKLTTQALQSYEEALKLAPNNPIAKRRAESLRRLVSA, from the coding sequence ATGGATAACAGTCTAGCCGTTGTTTATCTCTCAGTTTTGGTGGTTATACTCACAATTGCAGCCGTGAGTGTTTTTCGCCAGATTTTCAAAACTCGCAAGATTGAAGGCTCCTTTGCAAGATTGCGGAAGAAGTTAGAAAAAGAAAAGGGTACGACTCAAGAATATTACGAGTTAGGCAGTATTTATTCAGACAAAAAAATGTATTCCCAAGCGATACTGCTGTTTCAAAAAGCTATCAAAGCGGCTCAAGAAGAGGGAGAAGAAAATATTGCCCCTATTTACAACGGGCTGGGTTATATTTATTTTATTCAAGAGCAATATGACCTAGCAATTCGTCAGTATAAAGAAGCCCTAAAAGCTAAACCAGACTACGTAACAGGGTTGAATAATCTCGGTCATGCTTATGAAAAGAAAAAGTTAACTACTCAGGCGTTACAAAGTTACGAAGAAGCACTAAAATTGGCTCCAAATAACCCTATTGCTAAACGCCGTGCTGAATCTTTACGTCGTTTAGTTTCTGCGTAA
- the rplT gene encoding 50S ribosomal protein L20: MTRVKRGNVARKRRNKILKLAKGFRGSHSTLFRTANQQVMKALRSAYRDRKKKKRDFRRLWITRINAASRQHGLSYSQLIGNLKKADIQLNRKMLAQLAVLDPASFGKVAELANQAKG, from the coding sequence ATGACTCGGGTAAAACGCGGTAATGTAGCTCGGAAGCGCCGCAATAAAATTCTCAAACTAGCTAAAGGTTTTCGCGGTTCTCACTCAACTCTGTTTAGAACTGCCAACCAACAAGTGATGAAGGCGCTACGGAGTGCCTACCGCGATCGCAAAAAGAAAAAGCGCGATTTTCGTCGCCTCTGGATCACCCGCATCAATGCTGCTTCAAGACAACACGGCTTGAGTTACAGCCAGTTGATCGGTAACTTGAAAAAAGCTGATATCCAACTAAATCGCAAGATGTTGGCACAATTAGCAGTCCTCGATCCAGCTAGCTTCGGCAAAGTTGCTGAACTCGCAAATCAAGCTAAAGGATAA
- a CDS encoding RDD family protein — protein sequence MTIERLPQKHYPKAEIGRRGMALGLDFLGVWLVSSLLGGGDIGIKFVQILVFVIFWLILRVLVAYNNQGQSLGRWAFDLKVLEVEDGEVVGRIPDLLSLVKREAIVGLGALLVSIALSNIRANPTAILLVLPLAIDCGTAFSDTQMRQALHDRYCGTFIVSSRRGYSLDIKIKRLVDNMRRNVRR from the coding sequence ATGACTATCGAACGACTTCCCCAAAAACACTATCCCAAGGCTGAAATTGGGCGACGAGGTATGGCATTGGGGCTTGATTTCCTTGGTGTCTGGTTAGTCAGTTCCCTACTGGGAGGCGGCGATATCGGGATAAAATTTGTGCAAATCCTAGTTTTTGTGATATTTTGGCTGATTTTGCGGGTGCTGGTGGCATACAACAATCAAGGTCAAAGTTTAGGGCGTTGGGCGTTCGATTTAAAGGTGTTAGAAGTTGAAGATGGGGAAGTAGTGGGCAGAATTCCAGATTTGCTCTCACTAGTGAAGCGAGAGGCGATCGTTGGCTTGGGTGCCCTCTTAGTGTCAATTGCCCTGAGCAATATTAGAGCCAATCCCACTGCTATACTGCTAGTACTTCCCCTAGCAATTGATTGTGGGACTGCCTTCTCTGATACCCAGATGCGGCAGGCTTTACACGATCGCTATTGTGGAACTTTTATCGTTTCGTCGCGTCGTGGCTACTCGCTCGACATAAAAATTAAAAGATTAGTTGATAATATGCGGCGGAATGTGAGAAGATAG
- a CDS encoding transporter substrate-binding domain-containing protein, with protein MHNRCNRWKIITRLHLVLSATIFWISCFSVVGTGLIASAAEMPEIQQRGYLTVAVKDNLRPLGFRDANGNLQGLEIDLAQRLALDLVGTEAVKLKPVANRDRLAVVLDKKVDFAIARVTATESRSRIVSFSVPYYLDSTVLVTKDASVQKLSDFAKQKIAVLNNSSTIAQVRYYVPNAELVGVNSYNEARDKIETNAAFAFAADASVLSGWVQQYPQYRLLPIKLSTEPLSVVMPKGLQYDDLRRNVNQAIARYLAEGWLQRRVQYWGLP; from the coding sequence ATGCATAACAGATGTAACAGATGGAAAATAATTACTCGGTTACATCTGGTATTATCCGCCACTATTTTTTGGATATCTTGCTTTTCCGTAGTGGGGACAGGATTAATTGCGTCTGCTGCCGAAATGCCAGAAATTCAGCAGCGAGGCTATCTAACTGTTGCCGTTAAAGATAACTTGCGTCCGTTGGGATTTAGAGATGCTAACGGTAATTTACAAGGTTTAGAAATTGACTTAGCACAGCGATTAGCACTTGACTTGGTTGGTACTGAGGCTGTGAAATTGAAACCCGTAGCGAATCGCGATCGCTTGGCTGTAGTCTTAGACAAAAAAGTTGATTTTGCGATCGCTAGGGTGACAGCAACTGAATCTCGCAGCCGCATAGTTAGTTTCAGTGTTCCCTACTATTTGGATAGCACTGTATTAGTTACAAAAGATGCCTCTGTACAGAAATTGAGTGATTTTGCAAAACAAAAAATTGCTGTACTCAATAACTCCAGCACCATTGCCCAAGTGCGGTACTATGTGCCAAACGCCGAGTTGGTAGGAGTGAATTCTTATAACGAAGCGCGAGATAAAATAGAAACTAATGCAGCCTTTGCCTTTGCCGCAGATGCTAGCGTACTGAGCGGTTGGGTGCAACAATATCCCCAATATCGGCTACTACCAATTAAGCTATCAACTGAACCCTTGTCTGTAGTCATGCCCAAGGGATTGCAGTACGATGATTTAAGACGGAATGTGAATCAAGCGATCGCTCGTTACTTAGCAGAAGGTTGGCTCCAGCGACGTGTTCAATATTGGGGTTTACCGTAA
- a CDS encoding type II toxin-antitoxin system RelE/ParE family toxin: MSRCILAPSARLDLKEISRYITRFNPGAARKLNKKIIQQCKLLANFPNMGQSCDNFASGLQSFPVEDYLIFYRPIDGGVEVARIVNGYRDLETVFLSEDIL, from the coding sequence ATGAGTAGGTGTATTTTAGCGCCTTCAGCTAGATTAGATTTGAAAGAAATTAGCCGCTATATTACCCGCTTTAATCCTGGTGCGGCTCGAAAACTCAACAAAAAAATTATACAGCAGTGTAAGCTGTTGGCTAATTTTCCTAATATGGGGCAAAGTTGCGATAATTTTGCTAGCGGTTTACAGAGTTTCCCCGTAGAAGATTATTTGATATTTTATCGTCCCATTGATGGCGGTGTAGAAGTTGCACGTATTGTCAATGGTTATCGGGATTTAGAGACAGTTTTCTTAAGTGAGGATATTCTTTAG
- a CDS encoding type II toxin-antitoxin system ParD family antitoxin encodes MNISLTPELEQLVKDKVSSGKYHSVSEVMGEALRLLEERDRLRDQRLAELKAKIQVGIEELERGEGIDGEEVFAEIEEDIRRAEAQMQQAEAAK; translated from the coding sequence GTGAATATATCTTTGACCCCAGAACTGGAGCAGTTGGTTAAGGATAAAGTTAGTAGCGGGAAATATCACTCAGTTAGTGAGGTGATGGGTGAAGCATTGAGGTTGCTAGAAGAACGCGATCGCCTTCGAGATCAGCGTCTAGCAGAATTGAAAGCTAAAATCCAAGTTGGTATTGAAGAACTCGAACGTGGTGAAGGAATTGATGGTGAAGAGGTATTTGCAGAAATAGAAGAAGACATTCGACGTGCTGAAGCCCAAATGCAACAAGCTGAGGCTGCTAAATAA
- a CDS encoding type II toxin-antitoxin system VapC family toxin has translation MTNKVFIDTSGWANLFIATDSYHEQAKQCFQHKRQQNQAMVTTNYVVIELVALLNSPLRVPRPQLFQYVEAVRTAPYINLIYIEPTIDSAAWELLKTREDKAWSLVDSTSFIVMQQLGIKEALTTDHHFEQAGFIRLLKSE, from the coding sequence TTGACGAATAAAGTCTTTATAGATACATCCGGGTGGGCTAATTTATTTATTGCAACTGATTCCTACCATGAACAAGCAAAGCAGTGCTTTCAACATAAACGTCAGCAAAATCAAGCAATGGTAACAACTAATTATGTTGTTATTGAACTGGTGGCTTTGCTGAATAGCCCTTTACGCGTACCTCGTCCGCAGTTATTTCAATACGTAGAAGCTGTTAGAACTGCTCCTTATATCAACTTGATTTATATTGAACCAACAATAGATTCAGCAGCTTGGGAGTTACTTAAAACTAGAGAAGATAAAGCTTGGTCTTTGGTGGATAGCACTTCTTTTATAGTGATGCAACAGCTTGGCATTAAAGAGGCATTAACCACAGATCACCACTTTGAACAAGCTGGCTTTATTCGTCTGCTGAAGTCAGAATAA
- the rpmG gene encoding 50S ribosomal protein L33 encodes MAKSKGARIIITLECTECRTNSDKRSAGVSRYTSTKNRRNTTNRLELKKFCTHCNKHTVHKEIK; translated from the coding sequence ATGGCTAAGAGTAAAGGTGCCCGCATTATTATCACACTAGAGTGTACTGAGTGCCGGACAAATTCAGACAAGCGTTCTGCTGGTGTTTCTCGTTATACCAGCACCAAGAATCGCCGCAACACCACTAACCGGCTAGAACTGAAAAAGTTCTGCACCCACTGCAACAAACATACCGTTCACAAGGAAATTAAGTAG
- a CDS encoding ribonuclease catalytic domain-containing protein, which produces MEKGTLVEFRVQGDRRLGIVERPDGKTRWFVVDERGQSHSLAPRQITYTVTGQTYKPSEIASFLEQVKPYLDPSSLEVAWELLVEDGETVTPDQMANLLFSESTAPPCYAAHCLLSDDKLYFKQKGDAYEPRTAAQVAERQHQVEVEALKAKGQQEFLTRVEQALKGEAVEWGRHDRQRLEGLEKYAALLADTVRTGVNYDSLARAYPPSAPVLETMTMLGRPTTPQGAFQLLVDLGCWSPYENLFLRRSSIPIQFPNKVLEVAQQRLDFPPIDSDTNRLDLTHLKVYTIDDETTTEIDDGLSWEVLPDGRERLWVHIADPTRWLVPDDELDLEARKRGSTVYLPTGMIPMFPEVLATGPMSLIQGRVCCALSFGIILDTTGGVEDYSIHTSSIKPTYRLTYEDVDEMLQLRVQAEPEIAAIATWAQKRKAWRYAQGAISITMPEAMIKVKDDEINIDILDDSPSRQVVAEMMIVAGEVAARYGKTHNIPLPFRGQPQPELPPEEELLLLPAGFVRACAMRRCMPKSEMSITPLRHAGLGLDTYTQATSPIRRYSDLLTHFQLKAHLRGEVLPFSADQLKEVMMTVTSITQEVTMVERQTNRYYALEYLRRHPEETWDVTVLMWLREDSNLALILIEDLGLQLPMVFKRSVNLGEQILVKVSHADPQKDMIQFQEIVYQEAQTAAN; this is translated from the coding sequence GTGGAGAAGGGGACGCTAGTTGAATTTAGGGTTCAAGGCGATCGCCGTCTGGGCATCGTAGAACGTCCAGACGGTAAAACCCGCTGGTTTGTGGTAGACGAACGTGGTCAATCCCACAGCCTCGCGCCTAGACAAATAACTTATACAGTTACCGGACAGACGTACAAGCCCTCAGAGATTGCCAGCTTTTTGGAGCAGGTCAAGCCTTATTTAGATCCATCTAGCTTAGAGGTGGCTTGGGAATTACTGGTTGAGGATGGGGAAACAGTCACCCCCGACCAAATGGCAAATTTGCTATTTTCAGAATCAACTGCCCCTCCTTGTTACGCCGCCCATTGCTTGTTATCAGACGACAAACTTTATTTCAAGCAAAAAGGAGACGCTTACGAGCCGCGAACTGCTGCTCAGGTGGCAGAACGCCAGCATCAGGTGGAAGTAGAGGCACTAAAAGCTAAGGGACAGCAGGAATTTTTAACTCGTGTAGAGCAGGCGCTTAAAGGTGAAGCAGTAGAATGGGGGCGTCACGATCGCCAGCGCTTAGAAGGACTCGAAAAATACGCAGCACTGCTTGCTGACACCGTGCGGACAGGAGTTAATTATGACTCTTTAGCTCGCGCTTATCCGCCAAGCGCTCCAGTATTAGAAACTATGACCATGCTGGGACGGCCCACAACACCGCAAGGAGCCTTTCAGCTATTGGTGGATTTGGGTTGCTGGAGTCCTTATGAAAACTTGTTCCTGCGTCGTTCTTCAATTCCGATCCAATTTCCTAATAAGGTATTAGAAGTGGCGCAACAGCGTTTGGATTTCCCGCCGATTGACTCAGATACAAACCGCCTTGATCTGACTCACCTGAAGGTCTACACCATTGATGATGAAACTACCACAGAGATCGACGATGGTCTGAGTTGGGAAGTACTACCCGATGGCCGGGAACGCCTATGGGTGCATATCGCCGATCCTACTAGATGGTTAGTACCTGACGATGAATTAGATTTGGAAGCGAGAAAGCGGGGTAGCACAGTCTATTTACCTACGGGGATGATTCCCATGTTCCCAGAGGTATTGGCGACTGGGCCAATGAGTCTGATCCAGGGACGGGTTTGTTGCGCCCTCAGTTTCGGGATTATTTTAGATACAACTGGGGGAGTAGAAGATTACAGCATTCATACCAGTTCGATTAAGCCGACTTATCGCCTCACCTACGAAGATGTAGATGAAATGCTGCAATTACGGGTACAGGCAGAACCAGAAATTGCTGCGATCGCAACCTGGGCGCAGAAGCGCAAAGCTTGGCGTTACGCTCAAGGGGCAATTAGCATCACCATGCCGGAAGCGATGATCAAAGTCAAAGATGATGAGATCAATATTGATATTTTGGACGATTCCCCGTCACGGCAAGTAGTGGCAGAAATGATGATTGTTGCCGGTGAAGTTGCGGCTCGTTATGGTAAAACTCATAACATACCTTTGCCCTTTCGCGGTCAGCCGCAACCGGAATTACCCCCAGAAGAAGAATTGCTGCTACTTCCCGCTGGATTCGTTCGCGCTTGCGCTATGCGTCGTTGTATGCCCAAGAGCGAAATGAGCATTACGCCTCTGCGCCATGCTGGTTTGGGTTTGGATACCTACACTCAAGCAACCTCTCCCATCCGTCGTTACAGTGACTTGCTTACCCACTTCCAACTTAAAGCCCATTTGCGGGGTGAAGTTTTACCATTTTCCGCAGATCAACTTAAAGAAGTGATGATGACTGTCACCAGCATCACTCAAGAAGTGACGATGGTGGAACGGCAAACTAATAGATATTATGCTCTAGAGTATTTACGCCGTCATCCAGAGGAAACTTGGGATGTGACAGTGTTGATGTGGCTGCGCGAAGACAGCAACTTGGCTCTAATTTTGATAGAAGATTTGGGCTTGCAGTTACCAATGGTTTTCAAGCGTTCTGTGAACTTGGGCGAACAGATATTGGTGAAAGTCAGCCACGCCGATCCGCAAAAAGATATGATTCAGTTTCAAGAAATAGTTTATCAAGAAGCCCAAACAGCAGCGAATTAA